A single Verrucomicrobiia bacterium DNA region contains:
- a CDS encoding glycosyltransferase family 39 protein, with protein sequence MDRRSGQELRKADVAAAGILFAVAVALRIPFRSQMAYHWDSAEFTLAVRQYNVAMAQPHAPGYFLYVMLGRVADFFIGDPHASLVWLSVVFGSGLVALLYMLGVEMFDRRVGLAAALFAMTSPQVWFHSCVALTYTTDSLLVCLLVLCCWQARRRRCRWPDAVIIGGLLAVIGGVRQQTAPGLVPLVVWVLWQAESRRLVKLAAAFGVCAVGTLAWLVPMIRMSGGWVVYTKVFHLSAVYWAPVTLAGGGINALLWNLFFTGLYCWNGLLACVVLLASALFVRLRMDTNRKRRWDAAHSEALWMLALWIAPMMFMQTTLSFTDQAGHVLSYLPAWIILAAVAASQLRKPAIFGTTVTAVCLINAAAFLALPPLWDRAFYGTGRTAQKIQEHDRELSRIIHAIRARLDPSETLICHAQVYLPLGLRHLQLYLPEYEQYQFVVDRAMLTPVDRPMMRVLGGRLGFVRGPELTGKRVLALIVPRGTSLDDHTRYVDTREAKLLPESEGTVYQVPVEAIR encoded by the coding sequence ATGGATCGTAGGAGTGGACAGGAACTACGCAAGGCTGATGTGGCAGCGGCAGGCATACTATTCGCCGTGGCTGTTGCGTTACGCATACCTTTTCGGAGCCAGATGGCGTATCACTGGGACAGCGCGGAGTTTACCCTGGCGGTGCGCCAATACAATGTGGCCATGGCCCAGCCTCACGCGCCCGGCTATTTTCTCTATGTGATGTTGGGCAGGGTGGCGGATTTTTTCATCGGCGACCCTCATGCGAGTCTGGTCTGGTTGAGTGTGGTGTTCGGCAGCGGGCTGGTGGCCCTGCTATATATGTTGGGTGTGGAAATGTTCGACCGGCGCGTTGGATTGGCCGCCGCGTTGTTCGCAATGACGAGCCCGCAGGTGTGGTTTCATAGTTGCGTGGCGCTGACGTATACGACAGACAGTTTACTGGTATGCTTACTAGTATTGTGTTGCTGGCAGGCACGACGACGCAGATGTCGCTGGCCGGACGCGGTGATAATCGGAGGCTTGCTGGCAGTGATCGGCGGGGTTCGCCAACAAACAGCGCCGGGGCTCGTCCCCTTGGTGGTCTGGGTGTTGTGGCAGGCGGAGAGCCGACGTCTGGTAAAACTGGCGGCGGCGTTCGGCGTTTGTGCCGTCGGAACATTGGCCTGGCTGGTGCCGATGATCCGGATGTCCGGCGGCTGGGTGGTTTATACCAAAGTATTTCATCTGTCCGCAGTCTATTGGGCGCCAGTCACGCTGGCCGGAGGCGGGATAAACGCGCTCTTGTGGAACCTGTTTTTTACGGGCCTTTACTGTTGGAATGGGTTACTAGCGTGCGTCGTTTTATTGGCGAGCGCGCTTTTCGTACGATTGCGAATGGACACCAATCGCAAGCGAAGGTGGGACGCCGCGCATAGCGAAGCGTTGTGGATGCTGGCCTTGTGGATTGCGCCGATGATGTTCATGCAGACGACGCTGTCATTCACGGACCAAGCCGGACATGTGCTGAGCTACTTGCCGGCTTGGATCATCCTGGCAGCCGTGGCGGCCAGTCAACTGCGGAAGCCGGCGATTTTTGGAACCACGGTAACGGCCGTATGCCTGATCAACGCGGCAGCATTCCTGGCTTTGCCGCCGTTATGGGACCGCGCATTCTACGGTACCGGCCGCACGGCACAAAAGATCCAGGAACATGATCGGGAACTGTCCCGCATCATCCACGCGATCCGCGCGCGATTGGACCCATCTGAAACCTTGATTTGTCACGCACAGGTATACCTGCCGCTGGGATTGCGACACTTGCAATTGTATCTGCCAGAGTATGAGCAGTATCAATTCGTGGTCGACCGGGCGATGCTGACTCCCGTAGACAGGCCGATGATGCGGGTGCTCGGTGGACGGCTTGGTTTTGTTCGCGGACCCGAGTTGACGGGGAAGCGGGTGCTGGCGCTCATCGTGCCGCGGGGAACATCCTTGGACGACCACACCCGATACGTTGACACTCGGGAGGCGAAGCTCCTGCCGGAAAGTGAAGGCACGGTATATCAAGTACCGGTTGAGGCGATCAGATGA
- a CDS encoding glycosyltransferase family 39 protein — protein MNRSAGRFIGRDWFLAALLCAVGLALRIPFRSHFAYHWDSAQFVLAINEYDIRLSQPHAPGYFLYIMLGRLVNGLVGDPHASLVWISIVFGSLLPAVVYLLATAMFGRKAGVTAGLLALTSPQVWFHSCVALTYCMDSFLVCTVVLVLWRAMECGGGWRDAIVVGALLALIGGVREQSVPALVPLVGFAFWKFERARLAKLVTAAVVAIGLGILWYVPMVRTSGGLRTYLDIVHLHAVSNASTYFPGGGFGALLKNVANITGFCGNGLMLGAVVSFVAQLHRALRMTAERKDSWDREHAFGLVVLAFWVVPMLIFGTVLVTNQPGHVLSYLPGLFVLVGAVVASLRSRWRRAVVIALICAGNVVAFVAWPPQWDGFFFGMARTARAIAEHDAQLSQIARAIRRTYSPKSIIVCFSQEYYLCGLRHFQLYLPEYEQYQFVVDGTTLHPPGEPMWLVRDGRLTFVAKLDVAGREGIVLVVPPGEKVDIFAPYLSLANAEALPQAENVLYFIPAQAVKLTR, from the coding sequence ATGAATCGCAGCGCAGGGAGATTCATAGGACGAGATTGGTTTCTGGCTGCGTTGCTTTGCGCGGTGGGTCTGGCGTTGCGCATCCCGTTCCGCAGTCATTTTGCGTATCACTGGGACAGCGCTCAATTTGTGCTGGCGATCAACGAATACGACATACGGTTAAGCCAGCCGCATGCACCGGGCTACTTCCTCTACATCATGCTGGGGCGTTTGGTGAACGGCCTGGTGGGCGATCCCCATGCGAGCCTGGTGTGGATTAGCATCGTTTTTGGGAGCTTGTTGCCGGCGGTCGTCTATCTTCTGGCGACGGCAATGTTCGGGCGCAAAGCGGGCGTGACGGCGGGCTTGTTGGCGCTGACGAGTCCACAAGTGTGGTTCCATAGCTGTGTGGCGCTGACGTATTGCATGGACAGTTTTTTGGTTTGCACGGTGGTGCTGGTGCTTTGGCGGGCGATGGAGTGCGGGGGCGGATGGCGAGATGCGATTGTGGTTGGAGCTTTGCTCGCTCTGATTGGTGGCGTGCGTGAGCAGAGTGTGCCGGCACTGGTGCCGCTGGTTGGGTTTGCGTTTTGGAAATTCGAAAGGGCGAGACTTGCGAAGTTGGTGACAGCGGCGGTTGTGGCGATCGGACTTGGAATTCTGTGGTACGTGCCGATGGTGCGCACGTCCGGCGGGCTGAGAACATACCTGGACATTGTGCATCTGCATGCGGTCTCCAATGCTTCGACGTATTTTCCCGGGGGCGGCTTTGGCGCGCTGCTGAAGAATGTGGCAAACATCACGGGATTTTGTGGTAACGGCTTGATGCTGGGGGCCGTGGTATCGTTTGTGGCACAACTGCACCGTGCGCTCCGAATGACTGCTGAGCGGAAAGACTCCTGGGATCGCGAACACGCGTTTGGGTTGGTGGTTCTGGCGTTTTGGGTTGTCCCAATGCTGATTTTTGGGACGGTGTTGGTAACCAACCAACCCGGCCACGTGTTGAGTTATCTGCCGGGATTGTTTGTGCTGGTAGGGGCAGTGGTGGCGAGCCTGCGATCAAGATGGCGCAGAGCGGTAGTGATCGCTTTGATCTGCGCGGGGAATGTGGTGGCTTTTGTCGCCTGGCCGCCACAGTGGGATGGCTTTTTTTTCGGAATGGCTCGTACCGCGCGCGCGATCGCCGAGCACGACGCGCAATTGTCACAAATCGCTCGGGCGATCCGTCGGACTTATTCTCCGAAGAGCATCATCGTCTGTTTCTCGCAAGAGTACTATTTGTGCGGCCTTCGACACTTCCAACTTTATCTGCCTGAATACGAGCAATATCAATTCGTGGTCGATGGAACGACGTTGCATCCACCGGGCGAGCCGATGTGGCTGGTGCGAGACGGGCGGCTCACCTTTGTTGCAAAGCTCGACGTGGCCGGCAGGGAGGGCATTGTACTGGTGGTACCTCCGGGGGAGAAGGTCGACATCTTTGCCCCATACCTGTCCCTCGCGAATGCTGAAGCTTTGCCGCAAGCTGAGAACGTCCTTTATTTCATTCCCGCGCAGGCGGTGAAACTGACTCGATGA